TTTATAAGAGATTAACCCCCTGGTGTCAAGGAGAAACTCACTCTTGCCTTACGCCCAAGCCTTTCATATAATGGAGCCTCTTGTGATTTTCACCTGGGCAGAGGAGAAATAACGTGGCCAATGAAAAATCCTGGGGCAGAAGAATCTTTGCCGCTCTCAACCTGATTCTCTGGTTGGCTTTCTTTATGGTTTTCGCTATCGCCTGGACCCCCTTGACCGACCATATGATCAAATCTTTGGCCGTCAAAGAGGACATCCGCAAATCCGATGTCATTGTGGTGCTTGCCGGAGGGATCGATGAAGGACGTTATTTAAGCCTTGTATCTTCCCATCGTTTGTTGCGGGGGGCGCAGCTTTATTTTGAGGGCAAGGCTAAAAAAATTCTTCTCTCCGGAGGGGATCCCAAGAAGATGGGAGTTGCGGAAGCGACGGTCATGGCCCAGGAGGCCAGGCGATTGAACATTCCGGGTGCGGACATCATCGTGGAGAAACGTTCCCACCGTACCCATGAACAGGCCGTGGAGATAAAAAAAATCGGCGAATCCCAGCGCTGGAAAAGCGTTCTCCTGGTTACTTCCTACAGCCATATGAAACGTTCTCTTATGGCCTTCGAGCATGCCGGCTTTAAAGTTTATCCTGCTCCAGCGGATCCTTATGAAAAATATACGAACGACCCCCTCGGCCGTCTCAGGCTTTTTAAAATGCTGCTCCATGAATACGGAGGTATTATTTATTACAAGATTAAAGGGTGGATATAAAAAACAGGCAAAAGGCAAGAGGCAAGAATCAAACCCGAAACCTGAAACCCGGAGCTTGAAACTCGCGGCCCGCAACCCGAAACTCACAACCCCCAACACTCACCGGGAGATGGAGAGAAGAAAGATGACGCGACAATGGCGGTTTATGTTTTTGCAAGAAACCTATGCAGATTTTTCCATAGGCACCTCACCCGCCCTGGAACGAGGCGTGATGGAAGGGGAGTCCCCTAATACAGTGGTTTTAAACGTGGCCCCGGAGGATAGCTT
The Deltaproteobacteria bacterium genome window above contains:
- a CDS encoding YdcF family protein, with product MANEKSWGRRIFAALNLILWLAFFMVFAIAWTPLTDHMIKSLAVKEDIRKSDVIVVLAGGIDEGRYLSLVSSHRLLRGAQLYFEGKAKKILLSGGDPKKMGVAEATVMAQEARRLNIPGADIIVEKRSHRTHEQAVEIKKIGESQRWKSVLLVTSYSHMKRSLMAFEHAGFKVYPAPADPYEKYTNDPLGRLRLFKMLLHEYGGIIYYKIKGWI